The window tctgagcttcagcacagagcccaaagtggggctcaaacccatgaaccgtgagatcttgacctgagccgaagtcggatgctcaattgactgagccacgtacgcgcccctaaattttttaaaaaagaagtatgtaggagctcctgggtggctcagttgggtaagtgactgactcttggttttggctcaggtcatgatctcactgtttcatgagttcaagccctgtgttgggctctgtgctggcagtgcaaagcctgcttgggattctctctctccctctctctctctccttctctctctgcccctccctagcttgcactgtctctgtttctctcaaaataaataaataacttaaaaaaaaggaagtatggaGGACTTagattccttccatctttctgatctgctttttttttttaaagggaattaGCTTGTTCTCAGACCCTCATGGTCTCAAGATGGCTGCTGAAGTTCCAGGCATCTtatagagacacagagacattCAGGgtaagaaggggaagaagggatcTCCTTGTGTTTCCTGGTAATTGCTGGGAAACCTGTCTTGGATGTGATGGGTTGGTGCTGAACATCCATTTCAACTTCCCTCTTGTATGCCTTGATGCTTGCAGAGGCTAGAAggtttaaaaactacatttcccagacacCCCTGCAGCCAGGGTCTGCCTTCTTCCATTTGAGTTTGTCCAGTCAGATGCCCTCATGCAAGATCTGAATGGTGGACATGAGCTAGAAACCACTCACCCGCTGGCTCCGCCATCATGAAAGGCTATGCTGTTCTGTGGTGGTCTTTCTAATCACAGGCATTTCCTGATGGCAGCTGTCCCACTGGGACAGATGATTTCTGGTTGTGCTGTCTTCCAGAACACGCCAGCGGAAGCCAATTCCCAGTGAAGCAGTCCAGGTCCTGATCATAGAAAAGAAGAGGGCCCTTGAGAAGCCCAATCTATGGTTTGGCTCTTGAAGGGGTACCAGAATGGTCCATACAGAATCTATTTGTTCAACCTTCCTGACATTTCTGTCAGCCGTTTAACATCCTGTAATAAAACCCTTTTTGCAAAAATTAACGAGACTAGGTTCTAGTCTCTATGATGAATGCTGTGAATTTGCTATGGCTAccgtaacaaattgccacaaactttgTGGTGTCAGACAGAAATTcaatctctcacagttctggaaaccagAAGCTCGAAATCAGTATCACTGGGCCCAAATCAAGGTATCAgtagggccatgctccctctggaggctctaggggaaaaccttccttgcctcttccagcttctggtggccgccagtctccttggcttgtggccacatccctTGATTCCAGCCgctgcctctgtggtcacattgcctcttcctctttttttttttttttttttttttaagattttaaaaaaactaatctctacacccaatatggggctcaaacgcacaaccccgagaccaagagtcgcacgccctacccactgagccagccaggcaccctgcctcctcccctttcGTGTGTGTAATCTCCCACTGTCTTGCTCTTCTAAGACACTTGCCATGGCATTTGgcgcctccccccccctccccccatcatctGGGATAGTCTCACCTCACATCTTCCTTAATTCAATCACATTTGCAGagaccatttttctccccagataaggtcacatttacAGGTTCCTGGGATTAGTTTTAGGGTGTGGATATCTTTTGGAGAACCATTTTTCAGCCTCCCACATGAAACAATACAAGCACCTGTCTCCCCTCAAGCCACATCGCCCTCATCATCTGCCAGAATGGGATCACCACGCAACATGTCCTCTCTCATCTAGATTCACTGTCTGCTCTGTTCTAGGTCTCGGAATCTGGATTACCTCAACTGTAACCTAGTCGCTTGCCTCCTGTCTTCCAGCCGGGTTTAGCCCATGGGAGGTGTCAGTAGAGAGTTGTGGGGGCTAGGGAGAGCAGTTGGGTGTTTACTCCCCTGTCCACATCCctgctgggctgtgtgctggcagaaGTAGGCTTCCAGATTCTCTGTCAAGGGACTGATAATCACTCCCTCCCATGTCCTTTCTGATTTAGGAATGGTAATAGCTTCTGGCCATTGGCTGGGCCTGGGATATTTCTCTTTGTTGGTTTCCTTTAACCATGAACATCGCTGCTTAAATAAACGTCTCATTCAACCATGACACTGGTGTGCTGCAGAGAACCTGGTTGATATACATAAGCACATAGTCATGCCTGTGCTAATCCCTAGAGGAATGGGAATCCCATGATTGGTTTTAGGTCAATCAAGATTCACCCAAGAATAATGGGGCAAGAAATCTGCCAAAAAGACATGAGAAATTTGTGGGGGGCTGGGAACAGCTATGTCTCCgttatccattttacagataagaccCTAGGATAATACTTCCTCTCTTGTTTGACAGTTTACAtgttaaagctttttaaaaagtaacgtTAAATTGACTTGATGTTGAGTccttactttgtgccagggaCTATGCCTTAGCAGTTGATATGATTGGACGCTTTTAATTCCCACAACCACCTGTTGAGGAAAGATAACATAACTCTTTTATCAACTGGAAATGAAGAGTTGAAGTAATCTGCCCAAGATCACGCGGTAACTAAGTAGGCGGAGTTGAGATTCTAGGATCTCTCTGACTTCGGAGTTCACGTTTTTAACCACTACAACCATTCTGTCTCCTTTATCATGCTGGAGATATTTCCACCTCTCGGGTCAGGTGCTAATtgctttgtatatattatttctaatccACAAAAGTTATGAATACATATCACCATCTTCCCTGCCCTGCTGAGGTCTAACTCACCATCATATCCCCCCTAGACTCCCTCGACCACTCTTAGGCAAGCCAGTCCCCTCTCCTTTGATGAGGCCAGAACTTTTAGAAACATACATTGGAGCAGTGGCTTCCTGGCTTAAAACGCTGCAAGGCCTCCCTCTGTATCCTCCCGGAAATCCAAGCACTTCAAAGACTCACAGACACCATAAGACCTGGCCCTTGTCCAACCTGTCTAACCTCACTCCCAGCCGCCCTTCTGTGGAGCTCTGGACTCCAGCACATTGGCCTCCTCCCTGCTGCTCAAACTTTTAGGAACAGCTCCTTCGGCAGTCTGAAGCTCCCTGAGAACATGGCTGTGGTTCTATATCCCCAGTACCTAGTAAATAACTAGCAACCAACAAATACCATCCACGTAGAACGAGTGGATGATggaatggaaggatggatgacAAATGAACCTTCCAAAGGGAAATATCACCAGGTCATTTTCAGATGAGGCTATCTAaaaccccaggggcgcctgggtggctcagtgggttaagcaacagactttggcttagatcacgatctcacggttggtgggttccagccccgcatccccgctgtcagcacagagcctgttttggatcctctgttccccccaccccctccttccaccccacctatctctgccccccccactctctctctctctccctcaaaaataaacattaaaaaaaaaaaaacacctaaaagcCAGAAAAGGCTAGTATATTACTAAAAGTCATTGGGCAAATACAAGTCCCATCCGGGTATCAAATCCAGGTCTGAGTCCAGTGTCTGGTTTCCTCCGCCTCACACTATCTCCAAACGATTGCTTGCACTAGTGAGTGTAACACCATTTAATAAGTGAAAGTGAACAGCAGGAGAAACTGAATAACCACCACAGGCACACAGCGCATACAAGCAGAAGGACACATGAATAGGAGGATCCAAAAGTATCACAATACCTGGGAGCTCTGACATCTGCGATCCCCAAATCCCTCAAGAAATGAGACCAGCTCCGGTGGGGGAGATACAAGGCGCAGATTCATAGAATCTCAGAGGAGATGTTGAAGGTTCAAATCAGAGGCCCGGCCCTGTTCCGGTCAGAGTAACCCAGGCAATGACAAAAGTAATGCCTCTAGGTgcttgggggatgggagggggggggggggacggacaGTGCCCAAAGTCGCCCAAGGTTTGAAGTTTCTTCTTCAACAAACTTGTAAGATTATAGAGCAATGCGTCCCACGGAAGTATCGCTACATCCCGGGGAACTCGTTCTGGCCTTGGGAAAAGCACCCGCACCTCTGGCACCCAGTGCCGGTGGGTCGAGGTCCCGCCAACCGAGGCTGAGGATCGATCTCCCGAGCTGGCTGAGAGACCCGCCTGCTGCAAAGGACCCCCCAGAGGGCGGGGCCCGAAGCCTCCCGCCCGCAGGGCTTCGGGTCCCAGGCCCCGCCGAGCCCAGGCCGGATCACAGACAAGGCCCCGAGTCTGCCACCAGCCTCAGGTCCCACGTGAGCAGGCGCAGGAGGTTGAAGATGACGCTGGCTTCGTGGCACCCAGGCGAGTCCTGGAACCCGGGAAGGAGGCGGAGGCGGGCTGAGCCAGGAATTCGCTTGCGGACCAGCTCCCCTGCCGGTGCTCAGCGCTCCGAGTCCGAGCTCCCATCCCGTCTCAGCCTCGCACGGCTCCCCCCCTGCAGACTCACCGCCTCCCCGCCCGCGGCACTCGCAGCTCTGCGTGTTTGGGGACGCGTCCTCGGTGGCCTGAGGGACTTCCTCCAGGAGCCTGGCCGGACCAGCTCGAGCTGCAAGGGGAACAGGAGGGACGTGAAGACGGCGAAGAACCCAGGGTCCCTGGGACTCTGCCCGTGAGTGACTCTCCCGCCGCAGACCAAAGCCCGGATAGGGGGACACCGAGACGACGCGAATCGTGTCTGGGTCGGCTTTTCGGTTCAGGGGACAGATTGGCCTCGCGGTGAGGCCCGGGGGCGCAGAGCGAGCCGAAGAGGCCGGGGGCGCGGGCGGTACTCACGCAGGTCCCCATGTCCCGCCGCGCGGCCGCCAGCAGCTCCAGGGTCGCGTAGGTGCCCGGGAAATTCGGGGATCGGGCGCCCCCGACGGCTCGCCAACCTCACCCGGGGCCGCCGAGGATCCCTCCCTAAGCGAAAGGAGCAGTTGCGCGGCCTCCAGCTCAGGGTCTCCTCCTCCTGTGGGACAAGGGTCGGGGTGAGGCTGAGCCTCCTCGCTGCGCTCCCCAAGCGCTGGGAAGGCGGGGATTCCTACACGTGGGACGCTCCCGGCCGGGGACGGTTGTGCGGATGGTGCACTGAACCCCGTAGCTCTCGGAAGGCCTGGACGGTGGGCCGAAGGCACCCCGCCGACGCCCTGCGAAGCCCGGCGCCCCGACGTGGAACCGAGTCGGCCTGGAGGGGGCGCCCTTTGGGGCCTGGCACAGAGGCAGAACGTGTGCTGACCGCAGGGGCGCCCCGCAAGACGCTGCGGTCTGAATTCTGCCCCGAGATCCGAGGCGCGCCTGCTGGGCGCTGGGACGCAGGGGGCCCTCGGGGACGGGTGGAGAGGTCTGGGCGTCACTCACGTAGCGGTCCCTCAGCGCCTTGACCGCCGCCACCGCCCTGGGCTCCAGCGAGCGGTAGTGTGACAGCAGGCAGCGCCGGGGTGTCGTCACGCCAGGGTCCGCCGCCTCGCCCGCCGTCACCAAGACCCACAGCCCCACGGCCACCGCGGCTGCGCCTCTCGGCCCCATCTCTGCTCCTGCGCAAGGCGAGGCGCCAAGAGTCCAAGCCCCTGCCTCTGCTTGGCGTGGCGCCGGGACCGATGCTCAGGGCGCGGGCCCGAGACACGCCGCGAGCCCGCAGCCCCCTGGTGCCGTCGGCCCGTCTCCGCTCGCCGCTCACCTGCACGCTGTCCTCGGTGGCCCCTCGTGCTGCTGCAGCGCCCGCCTGCCGCTGTCCCCAGGCTGGAGCCCACCTTCGACAGCGGCGCCTGCAGGGTCCATGCGGCTTTTATGTGCGGGGCTGGGAGACGGTGAGCAACCGGACTTCCCCGTCCCGAGCCGGCGAAGCTTTCCGAACGTCAGCGCTGGGGCGCCTGCCCGGGGCTGAGGACTTTACCCGCCTGCGGGCCGGTGCCAGCCGTGGCTCGGCCCCACGATCTGCCAGCAGTTCCGGTCTCTGTCCCGCCTGAATCCTCTCCTCTTGTCATCAGCCTGGGTGTCCTTATCTCCATTCTAGTATACTAAGCGGCCTTTATATGGCGCTTACTGTGTACTAGACCGTGTTCTAAGTCATCGCTATGCAGGTGTCACATTTAATGCTCCAATGGGTCTGCAAGGGCTGTCCTACTATTGCCTCCACTTtgtagatgggaaaactgaggcacaggaaagtGAAGGAACTTTCCCAAGATGCACAGTAAGTGGACAGAGGCTGGATTTGAACCTACCCAGAGTCCAGCCGCAGGGCTTTGTCTCTAAGTCATAATtgccacccccccactccccccccccccccgcagtatCTGATTCAGTcccctcctgtctctgtctctccatctctgttcatctcattccatttctctttccccCCCGTCTGGAGAGGCCTCCCTTGTCTCTCCTTCCTGTCTGTGTCTCTGACTTCGTCTAACTCCATATGCCTCTGATTCCTTTTGCTGACAAACATCCAGCCTAGGATTTCGCTGTCTGTCTCAATCcccttattttagttttaaatctaCTACTTTGTTTTCTGATAAAATTAGCAATGCAGATTCATGGGAGAAAGCTTGGAAAATACAGAAGcgcacaaaggagaaaaaaattcccGCCTCTAACTTCACTACCTACCTCTCCCCCTCAGCCGGGCTCTGGAACCGTGTTTCCAGTGGGTGAAAAGTGTATGCCTATTTGTTTGCGCATGTTTTCGGATACCCAAAGTAACACATTCAAAGATTCGATCACTACAAACACATACGACTTGGAGAGTTAAAGGAAGTCTTTAATCCCACTTCTTGGAGGTAATTCTTTTTATCAATTAGTAGCAATTCTGTGAAgggctctctctccttcctttccccccctcctttttttttttttcttcttctttctttctaggaGTAATTTCTCCTAAATTGAAACCAGGCTGTATACAGTTTGGTAGCCTGCTTTTTATGTCTTACGAGTATctgtcatttgcatttctctgcatCTTTAATTATACTGTATCAGGGccccagcaggaaacagatggcccAATCAATTTAGGATAATTTGAAGTGGGCTTAATACCAGGAGTATCTACAAAGGGTTTGGGGAGTGAAAGTAAAGGGCTAAGGGTAGTGAACGGACTTGGGGCCCTGGATGGGGGAGAGATCTGTTATCCTTAGCCCTgaagggacgggggggggggggggggggagaggagagagtggCTGCCTGGCCTGGGAAGGAGAATCTCGTTCACAGGATGGACAGATAGACAAATCGTAGTGGCCCTGCAGGGAGGAAGCCTGGGGATAAAATATACTCTCACCTCTCAGAGGATGAATACTCTCCTTTCCTGGCCCTGGCCTTACCTCGAGGCTTCCAATTGGCTGAACCCAACTGAGGCCAAAGGTCAGCCTCCGGGGGTCTGGCACAGGTTGGAAAGGTGGGAAGAGTGAGGCTGGAGTGGCAATGGAAAACATCCCACACAGACCACTATTCAGGCTTCCAGTCTAAGGGGACCATTTAATAACCGATCCCCTCTTGGTGGGCACTGATGCTATTTCCAGGTTTTGTTAAAGCCGTGGTTCTCAAGGCtggtggagaagggagggagcaattttttcattctcttcccagCTGAAGTTTTCAAGTTGACTAAAGAGGAactcatcaattttttttctctcatgggTTGTGCTTGCCGAGTACCTAGAAAGTCATCACCAAATCCGAGGTCccctagattttctcctgtgcGGTGTCCTGggagtttcatagttttacattttattatttagctCTATGACACGTATTGAGTTAACTTTGTGAAACACATAAGGTCTGTGTGTAGatccgtgttttttttttttttgcacgtgACGTCCACTTGTTTCAATACCCCGTGTTGAAAAGACTCTCTTGTCTCCACTGATTTGCCTTTGAGTATTTCTCAAAGATCATCGCCTGTATTTGTGTGGGTCCATTCCTGGGCTCTCcactctgttccactgatttgcCCAGCCCTTCACCAACACCACACTGTCTTCATTACTGCAGCTCTATAGGGAGCCTTGAGGTCAGGGAGTGTCAGTCTTCCcactctgttcttttcctttaacGTTGCGCTAGCTGTTCTGGGTCTTCTGAATCTCTGTATGGATtttcagtttgtcaatatccacaaatgaCTTGCTGTGATTTTTGTATGGATTGTGTTGAAGCTAGAGATTAATTTGGGAAGAGCTGACATCTTGGCAATATCGAGTCTTCTTATCCATGTACATGGAATATCTCTGTAGATCTCCTCCGATTTCTTTCATTAGAGTTCTGTGGCTTTCTTCACTTAGATTTTGTTCATATTTCACTAAGATTTGTagctaaggggtgcctgggtgactcagtcagttaagtgtctgactgttgatcgtggctcaggtcatgatcttggtttgtgagatcgagccccatgtcaggctctatgctgacagcgtggagcctgcttgatattctctctctctccttctctctctctctctctctctgcccctacttcaAGCCCActcgctctttgtctctctctcaaaaaataaataaaccttggggcgcctgggtggctcagtcagttaagcgtctgacttcggctcaggtcatgatctcacggtccgtgagttcgagccctgcatcgggctctgtgctgaccgctcagagcctggagcctgttttggattttgtgtctccctctctctctgaccctcccccattcatgctctgtctctctctgtatcaaaaataaataaacgttaaaaaataaataaataaacctaaaaaattatttaaaaaataatatgaaagggCTGCATGCTTTATTCGAAAAGATTCGTagctaagtatttcattttggggggaggggtgttaaCATAAAtggtgttttaaatttcaaattcaaattgttCATTGCTTTTATACAAGAAAACCAGAGACTTTCATATATTAATCTTgtgtcctgcaaccttgctataatcacGCCTTGgttcagaaatgtgtttttaatgcaTAACATTAAATACACaggactaaaataaataagtaaataagtacaCAGGACTATGAAGAACACTGATTATATTGAAACACAGTTACCAAAACTTAAGAACAAGTTTGCAATAATACACATGCCTCTTTATTAATGCATTAAGTAATAAGATATTGCAATAGGTTTCACGACTACTATACTTGGGAGGTAGTAATGAGAGGATGTGATATGTTAAGATATGTGCCCCGTCTGTAATGTGCCATGAAAGTATCTGCGGTTTCTTTTAGCAACAAAGTCACAGGTTCTGCTAATCCGATTGTATTTTGTTgcttacattcctttttttctccccgcTCCTCCCTGTTGCTTACGTTCCCAATGGAAAGAAATACTCTCAGAGGTTAGTGAAGATGAAAATGCATCTTTTTCTCATGCAAATTCACTCTCACTAAATTCACTTGAGTCTTACTGTGGTGGGGTGGAGTCTTACTGTGAGTCTTACTGTGGAGGGGTCCATGAACTCCAGGGTAAGCGAGGCCTGCAGCAGTTAAATAGAATAGAGTAGATCTATATGTGTTGATGTATCTTCACCATATATTATAGAGTGAAAAAAAGTACACCGCTGAACAATACACTCCTGTGTTCAGAAGTACTTGCGGGTGCAAAAGCGGTTCAGTGGAGAAAAGTAgcctttcccaccaacagtgctggAGCAGTTGGACATCCATAAGCCAAAACGTGAACCTTGCTCTAAACTTCagacctaaaataaaaaattaactcaaaatgaatcatggaCTCAAATGTAAACTACGAAGCTATAAGActttgagtgaaaaaaaatttttacaaagaacaTCTTTGGGATCCAGAGGTAGGCAAAGAGTTTTTAGACTTGACACAGGCTCAGTCTGTAAGAGGAAAATTCATCAACTGCAGGTGATCGAAAACTTTTCCTCTGGGAAAGACCATGCTGAGAGCATGGAGAGACGAGctaaagactggaagaaaatatttgcaaaccacgtaTTTGATCAAGGACTGGTATCTaggatatacaaagaactctcaaaactcagcagTAAGAAATTAaacagtccaggggcacctggctggctcagtcagcggagcaCGCACCTCTCGATTTCCGggtcgtgtgttcgagccccatgttgggtgtagagattacttaaataaagctTAACAAAACGTAAACAGTctacatgggcaaaagacacgaagagacatttcaccaaagagggTACACAGATGGGAACTCAGCACGTGAAAAGACACACTATTAGCCATTAGAGAGATACgagtgaaaaccaca is drawn from Felis catus isolate Fca126 chromosome E2, F.catus_Fca126_mat1.0, whole genome shotgun sequence and contains these coding sequences:
- the LOC102899096 gene encoding interferon lambda-4; the protein is MGPRGAAAVAVGLWVLVTAGEAADPGVTTPRRCLLSHYRSLEPRAVAAVKALRDRYVSDAQTSPPVPEGPLRPSAQQEEETLSWRPRNCSFRLGRDPRRPRVRLASRRGRPIPEFPGHLRDPGAAGGRAAGHGDLPRAGPARLLEEVPQATEDASPNTQSCECRGRGGGELVRKRIPGSARLRLLPGFQDSPGCHEASVIFNLLRLLTWDLRLVADSGPCL